In Streptomyces sp. NBC_00335, a single genomic region encodes these proteins:
- a CDS encoding DUF4097 family beta strand repeat-containing protein — protein MPSFDTSEAISVTAHVEAGSIQFTAGDRLDTVVEVQPRDPKRDKDVRAAEQTEVAYRSGVLTVRTPKSNPFGRPGIVDVTVELPTGSNIDTTGSWTQVLGEGRLGEVRVKTSSGDVRLDTTGPLKLTASHGSITVDRAEGATEITTSSGSLRLGFVDGPAVLKNSHGTTTVGAAIGELRVSGANGDIEIRRAEDSVTAKTAHGTLRVGEVARGTVELETSYGAIEVGVREGTAAWLDVSSGSGQVRNTLTASGSPEGSADTVKVRARTKYGNIDVRRAVAAGA, from the coding sequence ATGCCTTCTTTCGACACCTCCGAAGCGATCTCGGTCACCGCACACGTGGAGGCCGGCTCCATCCAGTTCACCGCGGGCGACCGCCTCGACACCGTCGTCGAGGTGCAGCCCCGGGACCCGAAGCGGGACAAGGACGTACGGGCGGCCGAGCAGACCGAGGTCGCGTACCGCAGCGGTGTGCTGACCGTCAGGACGCCCAAGTCCAATCCGTTCGGCCGCCCCGGCATCGTCGACGTGACGGTGGAACTGCCCACGGGCTCGAACATCGACACGACCGGCTCCTGGACCCAGGTGCTCGGCGAGGGCCGGCTCGGCGAGGTCCGGGTGAAGACCTCGTCCGGCGACGTCCGCCTCGACACGACCGGGCCGCTCAAGCTGACCGCGTCGCACGGCTCGATCACCGTGGACCGGGCCGAGGGCGCGACCGAGATCACCACCAGCTCCGGCAGTCTGCGCCTCGGCTTCGTCGACGGGCCGGCCGTCCTGAAGAACTCGCACGGCACCACGACCGTCGGCGCCGCCATCGGCGAGCTGCGGGTGAGCGGTGCCAACGGTGACATCGAGATCCGGCGCGCCGAGGATTCGGTCACCGCCAAGACCGCCCACGGCACCCTGCGGGTGGGCGAAGTCGCCCGTGGCACCGTGGAGCTGGAGACCTCCTACGGGGCCATCGAGGTCGGCGTCCGCGAGGGCACGGCCGCCTGGCTCGACGTCAGCTCGGGCTCCGGCCAGGTGCGCAACACGCTCACCGCGTCCGGGAGCCCGGAGGGGAGCGCGGACACCGTCAAGGTCCGCGCCCGGACGAAGTACGGCAACATCGACGTCCGCCGCGCCGTCGCCGCCGGGGCCTGA
- a CDS encoding metallophosphoesterase family protein, translating to MSGRLLAVSDLHVAYRENRSVLGDVRPTSDADWLIVAGDVGEIAAEVESALALLAGRFAQVIWAPGNHELWTHPKDPNPLRGVERYRHLVEFCRSVGVLTPEDPYAVWRGTGDPTVIAPLFLLYDYTFRVPGTSTKEESLARAERAGVVCSDEYLLHPDPYPTRDAWCRARLAQTRERLDALGTGLPVVLVNHFPLRRHETAILRHPEFAQWCGTEATDDWHVRYGARAVVYGHLHIPRTTWHDGVRFEEVSLGYPRERKMYGSARPWPVQILPETAGGP from the coding sequence ATGAGTGGGCGCCTTCTGGCGGTCAGTGATCTGCACGTGGCGTACCGGGAGAACCGGTCGGTGCTCGGGGACGTACGGCCCACGTCCGATGCCGACTGGCTGATCGTCGCCGGCGACGTGGGAGAAATAGCCGCCGAGGTGGAATCGGCGCTGGCTCTGCTCGCCGGCCGCTTCGCGCAGGTCATCTGGGCCCCGGGCAACCACGAGCTGTGGACGCACCCCAAGGACCCGAACCCGCTGCGGGGGGTGGAACGCTACCGCCACCTCGTCGAGTTCTGCCGATCCGTCGGAGTGCTGACCCCCGAGGACCCGTACGCGGTCTGGCGGGGCACGGGCGATCCCACCGTCATCGCCCCGCTCTTCCTGCTGTACGACTACACCTTCCGCGTCCCCGGCACGTCCACCAAGGAGGAGTCCCTGGCCCGTGCCGAGCGGGCGGGCGTGGTGTGCAGCGACGAGTACCTGCTGCACCCCGACCCGTACCCCACCCGGGACGCGTGGTGCCGGGCCAGGCTGGCGCAGACCCGGGAGCGGCTCGACGCGCTGGGCACCGGCCTGCCCGTGGTCCTGGTCAACCACTTCCCGCTGCGGCGGCACGAGACCGCGATCCTGCGCCACCCGGAGTTCGCGCAGTGGTGCGGCACCGAGGCGACCGACGACTGGCACGTCCGGTACGGGGCGCGCGCGGTGGTCTACGGGCACCTGCACATCCCGCGCACCACCTGGCACGACGGGGTGCGCTTCGAGGAGGTCTCGCTCGGCTATCCCAGAGAGCGAAAGATGTACGGATCCGCGCGCCCCTGGCCCGTCCAGATCCTGCCGGAAACGGCAGGTGGCCCGTGA
- a CDS encoding ABC transporter permease — translation MSSLALAVRDSSTMLRRNLLHARRYPSLTLNLLLTPIMLLLLFVYIFGDVMSAGIGGGSRSDYIAYLVPGLLLMTIGSTTIGTAVSVSNDMTEGIIARFRTMAIHRGAVLIGHVISSVLQSIASVVLVGAVAVAIGFRSTDATALEWLAAFGLLVLFALALTWIAVGMGLISPNAEAASNNALPMILLSLLSSAFVPVEGMPGWFQPIAEYQPFTPAIETLRGLLLGSEIGNNGWIAVAWCLGLAVLGYFWSAAKFNGDPK, via the coding sequence ATGAGCTCCCTCGCCCTCGCCGTCCGCGACTCGTCCACGATGCTGCGCCGCAACCTCCTGCACGCGCGGCGCTACCCGTCCCTCACCCTGAACCTGCTGCTCACGCCGATCATGCTGCTGCTGCTCTTCGTCTACATCTTCGGCGACGTGATGAGCGCGGGCATCGGCGGCGGCAGCCGCTCCGACTACATCGCCTACCTCGTGCCGGGCCTGCTGCTGATGACCATCGGCAGCACCACGATCGGTACCGCGGTGTCCGTCTCCAACGACATGACCGAGGGGATCATCGCCCGCTTCCGCACGATGGCGATCCACCGCGGCGCGGTGCTCATCGGGCACGTCATCAGCAGCGTGCTGCAGTCGATCGCGAGCGTGGTCCTCGTGGGCGCCGTCGCCGTCGCCATCGGGTTCCGCTCCACGGACGCGACGGCCCTGGAGTGGCTGGCGGCGTTCGGCCTGCTCGTACTGTTCGCCCTGGCGCTCACCTGGATCGCCGTCGGCATGGGGCTGATCAGCCCGAACGCCGAGGCCGCCAGCAACAACGCACTGCCGATGATCCTGCTGTCGCTGCTGTCCAGCGCTTTCGTCCCGGTCGAGGGGATGCCGGGCTGGTTCCAGCCGATCGCCGAGTACCAGCCGTTCACCCCGGCCATCGAGACCCTGCGCGGGCTGCTGCTCGGCAGCGAGATCGGCAACAACGGGTGGATCGCGGTCGCCTGGTGCCTGGGCCTCGCGGTCCTCGGGTACTTCTGGTCGGCCGCCAAGTTCAACGGCGACCCGAAGTAG
- a CDS encoding 4'-phosphopantetheinyl transferase family protein, which yields MIASLLPPAVAFAEEFGDPPGGFLFAEEAELVARSVPVRRREFTTVRVCARRALADLGLGPVPLLPGTRGAPQWPAGVVGSMTHCVGYRASVVARDRDVTAIGIDAEPAEPLVDGLLETIALPGEQAHVRRLLRARPQTAWDRLLFSAKESVYKATFPATGVRLDFSDAAITIDPFEGTFRARLLVPGLVVGGRWYDSLDGKWSATGGLLLTAITVADG from the coding sequence GTGATCGCATCCCTGCTCCCCCCGGCCGTCGCCTTCGCCGAGGAGTTCGGGGACCCGCCGGGCGGGTTCCTGTTCGCCGAGGAAGCGGAGCTGGTGGCCAGGTCCGTGCCCGTCAGACGGCGCGAGTTCACCACCGTACGGGTGTGCGCCCGGCGCGCGCTCGCCGACCTGGGCCTCGGACCGGTGCCGCTGCTGCCCGGGACCCGTGGCGCGCCGCAGTGGCCCGCCGGGGTCGTCGGCAGCATGACCCACTGCGTGGGCTACCGGGCGAGCGTGGTCGCGCGGGACCGGGACGTCACCGCGATCGGGATCGACGCGGAGCCTGCCGAGCCCCTCGTGGACGGGCTGCTGGAGACGATCGCGCTGCCCGGCGAACAGGCGCACGTCCGCAGGCTGCTGCGGGCCCGGCCCCAGACGGCCTGGGACCGGCTGCTGTTCAGCGCCAAGGAGTCGGTCTACAAGGCGACCTTCCCGGCCACCGGCGTCCGGCTGGACTTCTCCGACGCGGCGATCACCATCGACCCGTTCGAGGGGACCTTCCGGGCCCGGCTGCTCGTGCCCGGTCTCGTCGTCGGCGGACGCTGGTACGACAGCCTGGACGGCAAGTGGAGCGCGACCGGCGGACTGCTGCTGACGGCGATCACCGTCGCGGACGGCTGA
- a CDS encoding ATP-binding cassette domain-containing protein has protein sequence MPSSVMPTSRRADGHPSPAAVSSVGLRKSYGDKTVLDGIDLSIPAGSVFALLGPNGAGKTTVVKILSTLITADGGQAQVAGHDIAASADGVRAAIGVTGQFSAVDGLITGEENMLLMADLHHLSKQEGRWVTAELLERFDLTDAAKKPASTYSGGMKRRLDIAMTLVGDPRIIFLDEPTTGLDPRSRHNMWQIIRELVTGGVTVFLTTQYLEEADELADRIAVLNDGRIAAEGTAEELKRMIPGGHVRLRFSDPDAYRSATAALGEVTRDDEALALQIPSDGSQRALRSVLDRLDSAGVEADELTVHTPDLDDVFFALTGTDPRPGQSTLPNQSKENVR, from the coding sequence ATGCCTTCTTCTGTCATGCCCACATCACGTCGAGCGGACGGTCACCCGTCTCCGGCCGCCGTCTCCAGCGTCGGTCTGCGCAAGTCCTACGGTGACAAGACCGTCCTCGACGGCATCGATCTGAGCATCCCGGCCGGTTCCGTCTTCGCGCTGCTCGGTCCCAACGGAGCCGGCAAGACCACCGTCGTGAAGATCCTGTCCACGCTCATCACCGCCGACGGCGGACAGGCCCAGGTCGCGGGCCACGACATCGCGGCCTCCGCCGACGGGGTGCGGGCGGCGATCGGGGTCACGGGACAGTTCTCCGCCGTCGACGGTCTGATCACCGGCGAGGAGAACATGCTCCTCATGGCGGACCTGCACCACCTGTCCAAGCAGGAGGGCCGGTGGGTCACCGCCGAACTGCTGGAGCGCTTCGACCTCACCGACGCTGCGAAGAAGCCCGCCTCCACCTACTCCGGCGGCATGAAGCGCCGCCTCGACATCGCCATGACCCTGGTCGGCGACCCGCGGATCATCTTCCTCGACGAGCCGACCACCGGCCTCGACCCGCGCTCCCGGCACAACATGTGGCAGATCATCCGCGAGCTCGTCACCGGCGGCGTCACGGTCTTCCTCACCACCCAGTACCTGGAGGAGGCAGACGAACTCGCCGACCGCATCGCGGTGCTGAACGACGGCAGGATCGCGGCCGAGGGCACCGCCGAGGAGCTGAAGCGGATGATCCCCGGTGGACACGTACGACTGCGGTTCTCCGACCCGGACGCGTACCGGTCCGCCACCGCCGCGCTCGGCGAGGTCACCCGGGACGACGAGGCGCTGGCGCTGCAGATCCCCAGCGACGGCAGCCAGCGCGCGCTGCGCTCCGTGCTCGACCGGCTGGACTCGGCCGGCGTCGAGGCGGACGAGCTGACCGTGCACACGCCCGACCTCGACGACGTGTTCTTCGCCCTGACCGGCACCGACCCGCGCCCCGGCCAGTCCACCCTGCCCAACCAGTCCAAGGAGAACGTCCGATGA
- a CDS encoding shikimate dehydrogenase family protein, with the protein MENSVRSDPGISGRTRLFAVLGDPVEQVRAPHLLNPLFSSLGIDAVLVPVHAPVGHLGEVVRGLQRARNVDGLLVTVPHKDAVRQFADVHSPAVELAGSSNALRRGADGLWYAENFDGAGFVAGLEAAGHAPTGRRAALVGAGGAGGAIAAALTIAGVERLEVFDTDARRVQTVVDRMSRYAPGRVAAGTPAGLGAAELVVNATPMGLRADDPLPFDPEALADGAVVADIIMKPRETRLLRAAAARGLPVHHGHHMLAHQLEMYLDFFGLRRPALSGITAHGT; encoded by the coding sequence ATGGAAAATTCGGTAAGGTCCGATCCGGGGATTTCCGGAAGAACCAGGCTGTTCGCCGTTCTCGGCGATCCCGTGGAACAGGTCCGGGCCCCGCACCTGCTCAATCCGCTCTTCTCCTCGCTCGGAATCGACGCCGTACTGGTTCCGGTGCACGCACCGGTCGGGCATCTGGGCGAGGTGGTGCGCGGACTGCAGCGCGCCCGCAACGTGGACGGGCTCCTGGTGACCGTCCCGCACAAGGACGCGGTACGGCAGTTCGCCGACGTGCACAGCCCCGCCGTGGAACTGGCGGGCAGCTCCAACGCGCTGCGGCGCGGCGCGGACGGCCTCTGGTACGCCGAGAACTTCGACGGCGCCGGATTCGTGGCCGGTCTGGAGGCGGCCGGCCACGCGCCCACGGGCCGACGGGCGGCCCTGGTGGGCGCGGGCGGCGCGGGGGGCGCGATCGCCGCGGCGCTGACGATCGCCGGCGTGGAGCGGCTGGAGGTGTTCGACACGGATGCGAGGCGGGTGCAGACGGTCGTGGACCGGATGTCGCGGTACGCGCCGGGGCGGGTCGCCGCCGGTACGCCGGCCGGACTGGGCGCGGCGGAACTCGTGGTCAACGCGACGCCGATGGGGCTGCGGGCGGACGATCCGCTGCCCTTCGACCCGGAAGCGCTGGCGGACGGGGCGGTGGTCGCGGACATCATCATGAAGCCGAGGGAGACGCGGCTGCTGCGGGCGGCCGCCGCACGGGGCCTGCCGGTGCACCACGGGCACCACATGCTGGCGCACCAGCTGGAGATGTACCTGGACTTCTTCGGGCTGCGCCGCCCGGCCCTCTCCGGCATCACGGCCCACGGCACCTGA
- a CDS encoding class II 3-deoxy-7-phosphoheptulonate synthase — protein MNPTIGDAATAGLAPVPRFPEDIDAKVAAALARPAAQQPEWPDPRIASAARDTLTKLPPLVVPGEVDRLQGLLSEVARGRAFLLQAGDCAETFAGNTESHVTANIRTLLQMAVVLTYAASVPVVKVGRIAGQYAKPRSNSTDALDLPVYRGDIVNSLEPTPGARVPDPDRMLRAYANSASSLNLVRAMAGSDLADLRHVHDWNRDFVRTSPAGERYEALAAEIDRGLAFVSAASADHNSLHTTDIYSSHEALLLEYEDGLLRWAASAQGERRLYGLSSHFLWIGERTRQLDGAHVALASMLANPIGLKLGPGTTPEQAVEYVERLDPHNVPGRLTLITRMGNGKVRDVLPAIVEKVEASGHQVVWQCDPMHGNTHEAASGYKTRHFDRILDEVKGFFEVHHALGSHPGGLHIELTGDDVTECLGGAQEIDEEALAQRYETTCDPRLNPQQSVELAFLVAEMLQA, from the coding sequence ATGAATCCGACCATCGGCGACGCGGCGACGGCAGGGCTGGCCCCCGTACCGCGGTTCCCCGAAGACATTGACGCCAAGGTGGCCGCCGCGCTGGCCCGGCCTGCCGCCCAGCAGCCCGAGTGGCCCGACCCCCGGATCGCCTCGGCCGCGCGGGACACCCTGACGAAGCTGCCGCCCCTGGTCGTTCCGGGCGAGGTGGACCGGCTCCAAGGCCTGCTTTCCGAGGTGGCCCGCGGGCGGGCGTTCCTGCTGCAGGCCGGGGACTGCGCGGAGACCTTCGCGGGCAACACCGAGTCCCACGTCACCGCGAACATCCGCACCCTGCTGCAGATGGCCGTCGTCCTGACCTACGCGGCCAGTGTTCCGGTGGTCAAGGTCGGCCGGATCGCCGGCCAGTACGCCAAGCCGCGGTCCAACTCCACCGACGCGCTCGACCTGCCCGTCTACCGGGGCGACATCGTCAACTCCCTGGAGCCGACGCCCGGCGCGCGGGTGCCCGACCCCGACCGGATGCTGCGCGCGTACGCCAACTCGGCCTCCTCCCTCAACCTGGTCCGCGCGATGGCCGGCTCCGACCTCGCCGACCTGCGCCACGTCCACGACTGGAACCGGGACTTCGTCCGCACCTCGCCGGCCGGCGAGCGCTACGAGGCCCTGGCCGCCGAGATCGACCGCGGCCTGGCATTCGTCTCCGCCGCCAGCGCCGACCACAACTCGCTGCACACCACGGACATCTACTCCAGCCACGAGGCACTGCTCTTGGAGTACGAGGACGGCCTGCTGCGCTGGGCGGCCTCGGCGCAGGGCGAGCGGCGGCTGTACGGTCTGTCCTCGCACTTCCTGTGGATCGGCGAGCGCACCCGGCAGCTGGACGGCGCCCATGTCGCCCTCGCCTCCATGCTCGCGAACCCGATCGGCCTGAAGCTCGGCCCGGGCACCACCCCGGAGCAGGCCGTCGAGTACGTGGAGCGGCTCGACCCGCACAACGTCCCGGGCCGGCTCACGCTCATCACCCGGATGGGCAACGGGAAGGTCCGCGACGTGCTGCCGGCGATCGTGGAGAAGGTCGAGGCCTCCGGCCACCAGGTCGTCTGGCAGTGCGACCCCATGCACGGCAACACCCACGAGGCCGCCAGCGGCTACAAGACCCGCCACTTCGACCGGATCCTCGACGAGGTCAAGGGCTTCTTCGAGGTGCATCACGCGCTGGGCAGCCACCCGGGCGGTCTGCACATCGAGCTCACCGGCGACGACGTCACCGAGTGCCTGGGCGGCGCGCAGGAGATCGACGAGGAGGCCCTGGCGCAGCGCTACGAGACCACCTGCGATCCGCGGCTCAACCCGCAGCAGTCGGTGGAACTGGCCTTCCTCGTCGCCGAGATGCTCCAGGCCTGA